The following are encoded together in the Primulina tabacum isolate GXHZ01 chromosome 18, ASM2559414v2, whole genome shotgun sequence genome:
- the LOC142533114 gene encoding uncharacterized protein LOC142533114 — MGSFAGFIQRPVIAASAVAAASISADFFDKLGPSRSSNTSSSLEESNPSSISSHSSRETRNSSWVSQISVSRLTQLRFVTRIQVPMPKARIPFPNTNSNYHYHSLAMYSPVLFDLYRSANLGKFANPIVDRYDIPSSPSDVLYRWHLPEPNTVGLSGGSSNKARTVVVLLGWLGAKQKHLKRYAEWYTSRGFHVITFTFPMSEVLSYQVGGKAEKNVELLVNHLAEWLEEEHGKNLVFHTFSNTGWLTYGVILEKLQKKDSDLIERIKGCIVDSAPVAAPDPQVWASGFSAAFLKKNSVSTKGSFDEPNTGALAETRTSIEVKPALTEAALLLILEKFFGVVLNYPSVNRRLSDVLSLLSSQQPSCPQLYIYSSADKVIPAGSVESFIEGQRRSGVEVRACNFVSTPHVDHFRNDPKLYSSQLTQFLEDCVLVQCKNSS, encoded by the exons ATGGGTTCTTTTGCCGGATTCATTCAAAGGCCGGTTATTGCTGCCTCTGCGGTAGCTGCAGCCTCCATATCTGCTGATTTCTTCGACAAATTGGGCCCTTCAAGATCTTCTAACACTTCATCTTCTTTGGAAGAATCAAACCCTTCTTCCATTTCATCACATTCATCACGAGAAACAAGAAATTCGTCGTGGGTCTCTCAGATTTCGGTTTCGAGATTGACCCAATTGCGTTTTGTTACTAGAATTCAGGTTCCCATGCCTAAGGCACGGATACCATTCCCTAACACTAACTCGAATTATCATTATCATTCTTTGGCCATGTATTCTCctgttttatttgatttatatcgcTCTGCCAACTTGGGAAAATTCGCTAATCCCATTGTAGATAGATATGATATTCCGTCATCGCCATCTGATGTTTTGTATAGATGGCATTTGCCGGAGCCTAACACCGTTGGATTATCCGGTGGTTCTTCGAATAAAGCTAGGACAGTAGTTGTCTTGCTAGGGTGGCTGGGGGCAAAGCAGAAGCATCTTAAGAGATATGCCGAATGGTATACTTCAAGAGGGTTTCATGTGATAACGTTTACTTTCCCCATGTCCGAGGTCCTCAGCTATCAAGTTGGAGGAAAAGCTGAGAAGAATGTAGAATTGCTTGTGAATCATCTTGCTGAGTGGCTTGAGGAGGAGCATGGGAAAAATTTGGTCTTTCATACTTTCAGTAATACTGGGTGGTTAAC TTATGGGGTCATTTTGGAAAAGCTTCAGAAGAAGGATTCCGATCTAATAGAAAGGATTAAAGGCTGCATTGTGGATTCTGCTCCTGTGGCGGCCCCTGATCCTCAG GTCTGGGCTTCTGGATTTTCTGCAGCTTTTCTGAAGAAAAACAGTGTTTCGACGAAGGGTTCTTTTGATGAACCGAATACGGGGGCACTGGCTGAAACCAGAACCTCCATTGAAGTAAAACCCGCATTAACTGAGGCAGCTCTGCTCCTCATTCTAGAGAAGTTCTTTGGAGTGGTTTTGAATTATCCTTCCGTAAATAG GAGGCTCTCGGATGTACTGAGTCTATTATCATCTCAACAACCATCATGCCCGCAACTATACATCTACAGCTCTGCCGACAAAGTGATTCCAGCAGGGTCGGTCGAGTCCTTCATCGAAGGGCAACGGCGTAGTGGGGTTGAGGTTAGAGCCTGTAACTTCGTTTCTACACCCCATGTGGATCATTTTCGGAACGACCCGAAATTGTACTCTTCTCAGCTCACTCAGTTTCTGGAGGATTGTGTACTGGTTCAATGCAAAAACTCTTCTTGA